The following proteins are co-located in the Candidatus Deferrimicrobiaceae bacterium genome:
- the kdpB gene encoding potassium-transporting ATPase subunit KdpB, with product MAARTHSLFDRAIIREAAAASFRKLHPRTMLNNPVMFVTEVGAAVTTLGLFFRPPGEPAVFGFQVTLWLWFTVLFANFAEAMAEGRGKAQADALRKTRTRTIAGKLLPDGSLLPVPAEVLRKDDRVVVAAGEVIPGDGEIVEGIASVDESAITGESAPVIREAGGDRSAVTGGTRVLSDRIVVRVTANPGESFLDRMITLVEGASRQKTPNEIALTILLSALTIIFLVVVLTLKFYGLYAHVPLSVTVLAALLVCLIPTTIGGLLSAIGIAGIDRMVQKNVLAMSGRAVEAAGDVTVLLLDKTGTITLGNRQAAEFIPAAGVTAAQLADAAQLASLADETPEGRSIVVLAKQFGLRGRSLADLPNAHFIAFTAQTRMSGVDVDGRKIRKGAADSVKRFVGGAFPPEVDDAVTRVSFNGGTPLAVADGGRVLGVVYLKDIVKGGLKDRFERFRAMGIRTVMITGDNPLTAAAIAREAGVDDFMAEATPTDKLARIREEQAAGFLVAMTGDGTNDAPALAQADVGMAMNTGTQAAKEAGNMVDLDSNPTKLIEVVEIGKQMLITRGALTTFSIANDVAKYFAILPAMLVGVFPVFAPMNIMGLHSPQSAILSAVVFNALIIIALIPLALRGVKFRPLSAVAMLRRNLLIYGLGGVLLPFPGIKVIDVALTALNLA from the coding sequence ATGGCCGCCAGGACTCATTCACTTTTCGATCGCGCGATCATCCGGGAAGCCGCCGCCGCCTCGTTCCGGAAGCTCCATCCCCGCACGATGCTGAACAATCCCGTCATGTTCGTCACCGAGGTCGGCGCCGCGGTCACGACGCTCGGCCTGTTCTTCCGCCCGCCCGGAGAGCCGGCCGTCTTCGGGTTCCAGGTCACGCTCTGGCTCTGGTTCACGGTGCTCTTTGCCAACTTCGCCGAGGCGATGGCGGAGGGGCGCGGCAAGGCGCAGGCTGACGCCCTCCGCAAGACGCGAACCCGCACGATCGCCGGCAAGCTGCTCCCCGACGGTTCGCTGTTGCCGGTCCCCGCCGAGGTGCTGAGGAAGGACGACCGGGTGGTGGTTGCGGCCGGGGAGGTCATCCCGGGTGACGGGGAAATCGTCGAGGGGATCGCCTCGGTGGACGAATCCGCCATCACGGGCGAATCCGCGCCCGTCATCCGGGAGGCGGGCGGCGACCGGAGCGCGGTCACCGGGGGGACGCGTGTCCTTTCCGACCGGATTGTCGTCCGCGTGACGGCGAATCCGGGAGAAAGCTTCCTCGACCGGATGATCACGCTGGTGGAAGGGGCCTCGCGTCAGAAGACGCCGAACGAGATCGCGCTGACCATCCTGCTTTCCGCGTTGACGATCATCTTCCTCGTCGTCGTCCTCACCCTCAAGTTCTACGGGCTCTATGCCCACGTGCCACTTTCCGTGACGGTACTGGCCGCGCTGCTGGTGTGCCTTATCCCCACCACGATCGGCGGCCTGCTTTCCGCCATCGGCATCGCGGGGATCGACCGGATGGTCCAGAAGAACGTCCTCGCCATGAGCGGGAGAGCCGTCGAGGCGGCGGGCGACGTGACCGTGCTTCTGCTCGACAAGACGGGCACCATCACGCTCGGCAATCGGCAGGCGGCCGAATTCATTCCGGCCGCGGGGGTGACGGCGGCCCAGCTCGCGGACGCCGCCCAGCTCGCCTCGCTGGCCGACGAGACGCCCGAGGGGCGCAGCATCGTCGTGCTGGCCAAGCAGTTCGGCCTGCGAGGGCGTTCGCTGGCCGACCTGCCGAACGCGCATTTCATTGCGTTCACGGCGCAGACCCGGATGAGCGGGGTGGACGTCGACGGCCGGAAGATCCGGAAGGGGGCGGCCGATTCCGTGAAACGGTTCGTCGGAGGCGCGTTCCCGCCAGAAGTCGACGACGCCGTGACGCGCGTTTCGTTCAACGGCGGAACGCCGCTGGCCGTGGCCGATGGCGGGCGGGTGCTGGGGGTCGTCTACCTGAAGGACATCGTCAAGGGGGGCCTGAAGGACCGGTTCGAGCGGTTCCGCGCCATGGGGATCCGGACCGTCATGATCACCGGCGACAACCCGCTGACCGCCGCCGCGATCGCGCGCGAGGCGGGCGTGGACGACTTCATGGCCGAGGCGACTCCTACGGACAAGCTGGCGCGCATCCGGGAGGAGCAGGCGGCGGGGTTCCTGGTCGCCATGACCGGCGACGGCACCAACGACGCGCCGGCGCTGGCGCAGGCAGACGTGGGCATGGCGATGAACACCGGGACGCAGGCCGCCAAGGAAGCGGGAAACATGGTCGACCTCGACTCCAACCCCACCAAGCTCATCGAGGTCGTCGAGATCGGGAAGCAGATGCTGATCACCCGCGGTGCGCTGACGACGTTTTCCATCGCCAACGACGTCGCGAAATACTTCGCGATCCTTCCGGCCATGCTGGTCGGCGTTTTTCCGGTGTTCGCGCCGATGAACATCATGGGGCTCCACTCCCCCCAGAGCGCCATCCTGAGCGCCGTCGTCTTCAATGCGCTCATCATCATCGCGTTGATCCCGCTGGCCCTGCGGGGCGTCAAGTTCCGTCCCCTGAGCGCCGTCGCGATGCTTCGGCGGAACCTGCTGATCTACGGGCTGGGCGGGGTGCTGCTGCCATTCCCGGGCATCAAGGTTATCGACGTGGCGCTGACGGCGCTGAACCTGGCCTAG
- a CDS encoding SCO family protein translates to MTGRRARSLFLAALLLAALVGAQLPALAHTEADTGLPEVGVDERPGGKVPLDLPFADADGKPVRLADFFPGATPVLLTLNYYACPMLCPLTFRNLTGTVKRLGGLSLGRDYRIVTVSIDPEETIEMARAKSRETYGMLPGIDGLPLRWPFLSGKAPAIDRLAHAVGVRYTRLGKNNFAHPTVAVVLTPDGKVSRYLYDLEIRPQDLKLALIEAADGKIGSPVLNRVLLYCYHYDPVGRKYALIAVNVMKIGGALVLLLFAALLSALWRADRKKGRTP, encoded by the coding sequence GTGACCGGGCGCCGCGCCAGGTCGCTGTTTCTGGCGGCGCTGCTTCTGGCTGCGCTGGTCGGGGCCCAGTTGCCGGCGCTGGCCCATACCGAGGCCGACACCGGCCTGCCCGAAGTAGGCGTCGACGAGCGCCCGGGCGGGAAGGTGCCGCTCGACCTGCCCTTCGCGGATGCCGACGGGAAGCCGGTCCGCCTGGCCGACTTCTTCCCCGGCGCCACCCCGGTGCTGCTCACGCTGAACTACTACGCCTGCCCGATGCTGTGCCCGCTCACGTTCCGCAACCTCACCGGAACGGTCAAGCGGCTTGGCGGTCTGTCGCTCGGGCGCGATTACCGCATCGTGACCGTCAGCATCGACCCGGAAGAGACCATCGAAATGGCCCGTGCCAAGTCCCGCGAGACGTACGGGATGCTCCCGGGAATCGACGGGCTGCCGCTGCGCTGGCCGTTCCTTTCCGGAAAAGCGCCTGCGATCGATCGCCTGGCACACGCGGTCGGCGTGCGATATACCCGGCTCGGGAAGAACAATTTCGCTCATCCGACGGTGGCCGTCGTCCTGACGCCCGACGGCAAGGTATCGCGCTACCTCTACGACCTCGAGATCCGGCCGCAGGACCTCAAGCTGGCGCTGATCGAAGCGGCGGACGGAAAGATCGGCAGTCCGGTGCTCAACCGCGTCCTGCTCTACTGCTACCATTACGATCCCGTCGGTCGAAAGTACGCCCTGATCGCCGTCAACGTCATGAAGATCGGGGGCGCGCTGGTGCTGCTGCTTTTCGCCGCCCTGCTCTCGGCGCTGTGGCGGGCCGACCGGAAGAAGGGGCGTACGCCGTGA
- a CDS encoding cytochrome c oxidase subunit 3, with protein sequence MHELGGAEAAHTAGGPETARLGIWLFLATEVLLFGGLFTAYTVFRMQDPALFHAGSLKLNRMLGAANTVVLICSSLTVALGLAAIREGKIRMLKVFLGLTLLLGAGFLGIKAIEYSEHFARREFPGTDLFFSLYFVMTALHAFHIAAGLAVFSGLLWLAAKGKFDAGYHTPVEVAGLYWHFVDVVWIYLFPLLYLIG encoded by the coding sequence ATGCATGAACTTGGGGGGGCTGAAGCGGCGCACACGGCGGGCGGCCCCGAGACCGCCCGGCTGGGCATCTGGCTTTTCCTCGCCACCGAGGTGCTGCTCTTCGGCGGGTTGTTCACCGCCTACACCGTCTTCCGGATGCAGGATCCCGCGCTGTTCCATGCCGGTTCGTTGAAGCTGAACCGGATGCTCGGCGCGGCCAATACCGTCGTCCTCATCTGCAGCAGCCTCACCGTGGCGCTCGGCCTGGCGGCGATCCGAGAAGGGAAGATCCGGATGCTCAAGGTCTTCCTGGGGCTGACGCTGCTGTTGGGGGCGGGGTTCCTGGGCATCAAGGCGATCGAGTACTCGGAGCACTTCGCCCGCCGCGAGTTCCCCGGAACCGACCTGTTTTTCTCCCTCTACTTCGTGATGACCGCCCTGCACGCTTTTCACATTGCGGCAGGCCTCGCGGTATTCTCGGGGCTGCTCTGGCTGGCGGCCAAGGGAAAATTCGACGCGGGGTATCACACCCCGGTCGAGGTCGCGGGGCTCTACTGGCATTTCGTCGACGTGGTCTGGATCTACCTGTTCCCGCTCCTGTACCTGATCGGGTGA
- the kdpC gene encoding K(+)-transporting ATPase subunit C, with protein MKSLVAEIRASLLSTLLIALLCCGVYPLAVSGIGRGLFPNQAAGSLLRNGGNVVGSSLIGQSFSGPGYFHPRPSAAGAGYDASESGGTNLGPLSKKLIADVRRRVADYRRENGLDNAIPVPADAVTSSASGLDPHIGVDNARFQAARVAAARGLTREAVQAKIDANTEGRQLGLFGQPRVNVLLLNLSLDVKRE; from the coding sequence ATGAAATCGCTCGTGGCGGAAATCCGCGCTTCGTTGTTGTCGACGCTCCTGATCGCGCTGCTGTGTTGCGGCGTCTACCCGCTGGCGGTCTCCGGCATCGGGCGTGGCCTGTTTCCCAACCAGGCCGCGGGATCGCTCCTCCGGAACGGTGGAAACGTGGTCGGGTCGTCGTTGATCGGGCAGTCGTTTTCAGGGCCGGGATATTTCCACCCGCGCCCGTCGGCTGCCGGGGCGGGTTACGATGCTTCGGAATCCGGCGGCACGAACCTCGGGCCGCTCTCGAAGAAACTGATTGCCGACGTCCGCCGAAGGGTCGCCGACTACCGGAGGGAAAACGGGTTGGACAACGCGATTCCCGTGCCCGCCGACGCGGTGACGTCCTCGGCGAGCGGCCTCGACCCGCACATCGGCGTCGACAATGCGCGGTTCCAGGCCGCCCGGGTCGCCGCGGCGCGCGGCTTGACCCGCGAGGCGGTGCAGGCGAAGATCGATGCGAATACGGAAGGGCGGCAGCTCGGCCTTTTCGGGCAGCCGCGCGTCAACGTGCTGCTGCTGAATCTTTCGCTCGACGTGAAACGGGAATAA
- the ctaD gene encoding cytochrome c oxidase subunit I, with translation MADGISGASGTGRGYLAETGLRSWAFSLDHKRIGVMYLYTTMFFFLVGGLFAELLRLKLMTPGPGFVSDKTYNVFFTLHGALMIFLFIIPAIPSALGNFFIPMMVGAHDVAFPRLNLAGYWIFLAGIVVVIASLVRPMDTGWTFYTPYSAKSGAAVTLLSFGLFLVGMSSILTGLNFIITIHTQRAPGMTWSRMPLFIWGMYATSVIQVLATPVIGMTFILLAAERLFGVGFFDPAKGGDPLLFQHFFWFYSHPVVYVMILPAMGIISEIIPVFSRKPIFGYKAIAYSSMAIALAGFLVWGHHMFVSGMSSVAAVIFSLLTFSVAVPTGVKVFNWIATLYRGSISFESPMLYALMFIFLFIIGGLTGPFLGSLGTNVQLHDTYFVVAHFHYTMMGGTVMGWLAGLHYWFPKMTGRMLSEKLARRAAVLILIGFNVTFFTMFILGYKGMPRRWAEYPVQYQTMHIIATVGSWVLAAGIIVMVWNFTRSLYRGEAAPGNPWGALTLEWQTASPPPVENFEVIPTVTEWPYSFGRKGAGDA, from the coding sequence ATGGCGGACGGCATCTCCGGAGCGTCGGGAACCGGGCGCGGCTACCTGGCCGAGACCGGGTTGCGCTCTTGGGCGTTCTCCCTCGATCACAAGCGGATCGGGGTGATGTACCTCTACACCACGATGTTCTTCTTCCTGGTCGGGGGGCTGTTCGCCGAACTGCTTCGGCTGAAGCTGATGACCCCCGGGCCCGGCTTCGTCTCCGACAAGACCTACAATGTATTCTTCACGCTGCACGGGGCGCTGATGATTTTCCTGTTCATCATTCCCGCAATCCCTTCGGCGCTCGGCAACTTCTTCATCCCCATGATGGTCGGCGCGCACGACGTGGCGTTCCCCCGCCTCAACCTGGCAGGCTACTGGATCTTCCTCGCGGGCATCGTCGTGGTGATCGCCTCGCTCGTGCGGCCGATGGATACCGGCTGGACCTTCTATACGCCCTATTCCGCGAAGTCCGGGGCGGCGGTGACGCTGCTCTCCTTCGGCCTGTTCCTCGTCGGGATGTCGTCGATCCTCACCGGCCTCAACTTCATCATCACGATCCACACGCAGCGGGCGCCGGGGATGACCTGGTCGCGGATGCCCCTCTTCATCTGGGGGATGTACGCCACCAGCGTCATCCAGGTGCTGGCGACGCCGGTCATCGGCATGACCTTCATCCTGCTGGCGGCCGAGCGGCTGTTCGGCGTCGGCTTCTTCGACCCGGCCAAGGGAGGCGACCCGCTCCTTTTTCAGCACTTTTTCTGGTTCTACTCGCACCCGGTCGTCTACGTTATGATCCTGCCCGCGATGGGGATCATCTCCGAGATCATCCCGGTGTTCTCCCGCAAGCCGATCTTCGGGTACAAGGCGATCGCCTATTCGTCGATGGCCATCGCCCTGGCGGGCTTCCTCGTCTGGGGACACCATATGTTCGTCAGCGGCATGTCCAGCGTCGCGGCGGTCATCTTCTCGCTCCTGACCTTCTCCGTGGCGGTGCCGACCGGCGTCAAGGTGTTCAACTGGATTGCGACGCTCTACCGAGGCTCGATCTCGTTCGAGTCGCCCATGCTTTACGCCCTGATGTTCATCTTCCTGTTCATCATCGGAGGGCTGACGGGCCCGTTCCTCGGGTCGCTCGGCACCAACGTGCAGCTGCACGACACCTACTTCGTGGTCGCGCACTTCCACTACACGATGATGGGGGGCACGGTGATGGGCTGGCTCGCCGGCCTCCACTACTGGTTCCCGAAGATGACCGGACGAATGCTGAGCGAGAAGCTTGCGAGGCGGGCCGCCGTCCTCATCCTCATCGGGTTCAACGTCACCTTCTTCACCATGTTCATCCTGGGGTACAAGGGGATGCCGAGGCGGTGGGCCGAATACCCGGTGCAGTACCAGACGATGCACATCATTGCGACGGTCGGCTCCTGGGTACTCGCGGCCGGAATCATCGTCATGGTCTGGAACTTCACGCGCAGCTTGTACCGGGGCGAAGCCGCTCCCGGCAACCCGTGGGGCGCGTTGACGCTGGAATGGCAGACCGCGTCCCCGCCACCCGTCGAAAATTTCGAAGTGATCCCGACCGTGACCGAATGGCCGTACAGCTTCGGCCGGAAGGGGGCGGGGGATGCATGA
- a CDS encoding multiheme c-type cytochrome — MRRVRLVVPVLALLVLPPSRLPLFAADPPVSEATAECIGCHESVTPGIVEDWRRSRHSVVTPADGLKAERLSRRVSATEIPGDLARVVVGCAECHTADSAKHADTFEHNGHRVHVVVSPEDCARCHPVERAQYRENLMSHAFGNLHNNALYQDLVGSVNGVQTFSEGKLSPHAPTDNVGAESCYYCHGTEIKVVGRQTRVTSMGEMVFPTLSGWPNVGVGRVNPDGSLGSCASCHTRHRFSIEMARKPYTCAECHKGPDVPAYPVYEASKHGNIYLSLGKEWNFKDVPWQVGKDFSAPTCAACHVSLVVSGEGSVVAERSHRMNDRLGWRIFGLPYAHPHPVSPDTSTIRNKGGLPLPTELTGEPVSASLIDAGEQAKRSAVMQKICRACHAADWVNGQYARFEETVRGTNEMTLAATQVLLSAWDKGVAKGPGRKGSPFDEPIEKRWVEQWLFYANSTRFASAMAGADYGVFGNGRWYLSKNLREMLELLDLSARSGERPAPPLK; from the coding sequence ATGAGACGTGTCCGCCTGGTCGTACCCGTCCTTGCGCTGCTGGTCCTTCCGCCGAGCCGTCTCCCCCTGTTCGCCGCCGATCCGCCCGTCAGCGAGGCGACCGCCGAATGCATCGGGTGCCACGAGTCCGTGACTCCGGGGATCGTCGAGGACTGGCGCCGCAGCCGGCATTCCGTCGTCACGCCGGCCGATGGGCTCAAGGCCGAGCGGCTTTCCCGCCGGGTTTCCGCGACCGAAATTCCGGGGGATCTCGCGCGGGTCGTGGTCGGCTGCGCCGAGTGCCACACGGCCGATTCGGCGAAGCACGCCGACACCTTCGAGCACAACGGCCACCGGGTCCACGTCGTCGTTTCCCCCGAGGACTGCGCCCGCTGCCACCCGGTCGAGCGCGCCCAATATCGCGAGAACCTCATGTCCCACGCCTTCGGGAACCTGCACAACAACGCCCTCTACCAGGACCTCGTCGGTTCCGTCAACGGCGTGCAGACCTTCTCGGAAGGGAAGCTTTCCCCGCACGCCCCGACCGACAACGTCGGCGCCGAGTCTTGTTACTACTGCCACGGGACCGAGATCAAGGTCGTGGGGCGCCAAACCCGGGTGACGTCGATGGGCGAGATGGTGTTCCCGACGCTCTCCGGATGGCCGAACGTGGGCGTCGGGCGGGTCAACCCCGACGGCAGCCTGGGCTCCTGCGCCTCGTGCCATACCCGCCACCGCTTCTCGATCGAGATGGCGCGCAAGCCGTACACGTGCGCCGAGTGTCACAAGGGCCCCGACGTCCCTGCCTACCCCGTCTACGAGGCGAGCAAGCACGGCAACATCTACCTTTCGCTGGGCAAGGAGTGGAACTTCAAGGATGTCCCGTGGCAAGTGGGCAAAGACTTTTCCGCCCCCACCTGCGCCGCCTGTCACGTGAGCCTCGTCGTCTCCGGCGAGGGGAGCGTCGTCGCCGAGCGGAGCCACCGGATGAACGACCGGCTCGGCTGGCGCATCTTCGGCCTTCCCTACGCTCACCCGCACCCCGTCTCGCCCGACACGAGCACGATCCGCAACAAGGGCGGGCTCCCGCTCCCGACCGAGCTGACCGGAGAGCCGGTGTCGGCCTCACTGATCGACGCCGGGGAGCAGGCGAAGCGTAGCGCCGTCATGCAGAAGATCTGCCGTGCGTGCCACGCGGCCGACTGGGTGAACGGGCAGTATGCCCGGTTCGAGGAGACGGTTCGGGGCACCAACGAGATGACGCTGGCCGCCACGCAGGTGCTGCTGTCGGCCTGGGACAAGGGCGTCGCAAAGGGGCCCGGCCGGAAGGGGAGCCCGTTCGACGAGCCGATCGAGAAGCGCTGGGTCGAGCAGTGGCTTTTCTACGCGAACTCAACCCGCTTCGCCTCGGCCATGGCCGGGGCCGATTACGGAGTATTCGGAAACGGGCGCTGGTACCTGTCGAAGAACCTTCGCGAGATGCTCGAACTGCTCGACCTGTCCGCGCGCAGCGGCGAGCGTCCGGCCCCGCCCCTGAAGTGA
- a CDS encoding PTS sugar transporter subunit IIA, which produces MADDRTGTFLRMIRRSGRGRLKIYLGYGAGVGKTYQMLLEGHRLRDEGIDVVVGFVEAHGRRETSALVDGLEVVSRRKQEYRGVVLEEMDRDAVLARKPQVALIDELAHTNVPGSLNPKRYQDVQDILDAGIHVITTLNIQHLESLYDTVEREIHVRIRERIPDTVVAEADQIVNVDLSTEDLRKRLEEGKIYPADRVQTALGNFFTGANLENLRELTLRELASHIDLKRRETTESEAGASPDQVMVALSSRGPNSEMLLRYASRLAGRLNRNWYAVYVQTPSEAPTVIDSQTQRMLSGTLTLAKQLGAMVFTYKGEDIVDTLLRFAKEYRAGTLVVGSPRIRPWWKRIRGEKSAVERLLHAASGLTIVVLDTRAPVAKSPPPVPRASPAIPAGAVPVPEARAEEPQVGDLLTPRRVVIWNQPVQKALVLRMLVDVAAEGGAAGDPAAILDTVLEREALGTTFINEGVAFPHARLEKLTRPVVAVGLTHGGISDVSTDAPVEVVFLILTPLSDPAIQVRILGLISRAVRNRELMRKLIAARSGEEVLAAITAWESMG; this is translated from the coding sequence ATGGCCGATGACCGCACCGGCACTTTTCTGAGGATGATCCGCCGCTCCGGGCGCGGGCGGCTGAAGATCTATCTCGGCTACGGGGCGGGCGTCGGCAAGACGTACCAGATGCTGCTGGAGGGACATCGTCTCCGGGACGAAGGCATCGATGTCGTCGTCGGATTCGTCGAGGCGCACGGGCGCCGGGAGACGTCGGCGCTGGTGGACGGGCTGGAGGTCGTTTCCCGCCGGAAGCAGGAGTACCGGGGAGTGGTCCTCGAGGAGATGGATCGCGACGCGGTGCTCGCGCGAAAGCCGCAGGTCGCCCTCATCGACGAGCTGGCGCACACGAACGTGCCCGGGAGCCTGAATCCCAAGCGCTACCAGGACGTCCAGGACATCCTCGATGCCGGCATCCACGTCATCACGACGCTGAACATCCAGCACCTCGAAAGCCTCTACGACACGGTCGAGCGGGAGATCCACGTCCGGATCCGCGAGCGGATCCCCGATACCGTCGTGGCGGAAGCCGACCAGATCGTCAACGTCGACCTCTCCACCGAGGATCTCCGGAAGCGGCTCGAGGAAGGGAAGATCTACCCGGCCGACCGCGTCCAGACGGCGCTCGGAAATTTCTTCACGGGGGCCAACCTCGAGAACCTTCGCGAGCTCACGCTGCGCGAGCTCGCCTCGCACATCGACCTGAAGCGTCGGGAGACGACCGAGTCCGAAGCCGGAGCCTCCCCGGACCAGGTGATGGTGGCGCTCTCCTCGCGCGGACCCAACAGCGAGATGCTGCTCCGGTATGCCTCCCGGCTGGCCGGCCGACTCAACCGGAACTGGTACGCGGTCTACGTACAGACGCCGTCGGAGGCGCCGACCGTCATCGACTCCCAAACGCAGCGGATGCTCTCCGGGACGCTGACGCTGGCGAAACAGCTGGGCGCGATGGTGTTCACCTACAAGGGGGAGGATATCGTCGACACGCTTCTCCGCTTCGCGAAGGAGTATCGCGCGGGGACGCTCGTGGTCGGCAGCCCGAGGATCCGGCCCTGGTGGAAACGGATCCGGGGGGAAAAAAGCGCGGTCGAGCGGCTGCTCCACGCGGCCTCGGGCTTGACCATCGTCGTCCTGGACACCCGGGCCCCCGTGGCGAAGTCGCCTCCGCCCGTTCCCCGGGCGTCCCCGGCAATCCCCGCCGGGGCGGTCCCGGTCCCCGAGGCCCGGGCCGAAGAGCCCCAGGTGGGCGACCTCCTGACCCCCCGGCGTGTCGTGATCTGGAACCAGCCGGTTCAAAAGGCGCTCGTCCTCCGGATGCTGGTCGACGTTGCGGCAGAAGGCGGCGCCGCGGGCGATCCGGCGGCGATTCTCGATACCGTCCTGGAACGGGAAGCGCTCGGAACGACGTTCATCAACGAGGGCGTCGCCTTTCCGCATGCGCGGCTGGAAAAGCTTACGCGCCCCGTGGTCGCAGTCGGGCTGACCCATGGCGGGATCTCCGACGTCTCGACCGATGCGCCGGTCGAGGTCGTATTCCTGATCTTGACGCCCCTGTCCGACCCTGCGATCCAGGTGAGGATCCTCGGGTTGATCAGCCGCGCCGTCCGCAACCGGGAGTTGATGCGGAAACTGATCGCAGCACGCTCCGGCGAGGAGGTGCTGGCCGCCATTACGGCGTGGGAGTCCATGGGTTGA
- the coxB gene encoding cytochrome c oxidase subunit II, with translation MTPYPSDAVGVSRVAGRIDSVFLFIVVIALIFFFLTQGTLIWFAWRYRRRKGNEGESTPYITGNRLLETLWVVIPSALVLAIFAYGWIVFRDIRTAPAGAADINVVARQWLYEFRYSDGRSSINEVRVPLGKPVRFVLTSSDVLHGFYLPAFRIKQDIVPGRYTDLWVQPEKAGSFDIYCTQYCGTGHSTMRAKMIVMDAADYRRWVAGERKPDLAPPWMKGKGLVERYGCLGCHGVDGVDRIGPTFKGLYGRKVEMSDGSALIADESYFRESILDPTAKVVKGFDPVMPTYKGTLKEDEIAEIIAWLKTVK, from the coding sequence GTGACGCCGTATCCCAGCGACGCGGTCGGCGTGTCCCGGGTTGCGGGGCGGATCGATTCCGTCTTCCTGTTCATCGTCGTCATCGCGCTTATTTTCTTCTTCCTGACGCAAGGGACGCTGATCTGGTTCGCCTGGCGGTACCGGCGCCGGAAGGGGAACGAAGGGGAGTCGACGCCGTACATCACCGGCAACCGTCTGCTCGAGACGCTCTGGGTGGTGATTCCGTCCGCCCTGGTGCTGGCGATCTTCGCCTACGGGTGGATCGTCTTCCGCGACATCCGGACCGCACCGGCGGGGGCCGCCGACATCAACGTCGTCGCGCGCCAGTGGCTATACGAGTTCCGGTATTCCGACGGTCGCTCGTCGATCAACGAGGTGCGGGTGCCGCTGGGCAAGCCGGTCCGGTTCGTCCTGACCTCCTCGGACGTCCTGCACGGTTTCTACCTTCCCGCTTTTCGCATCAAGCAGGACATCGTGCCGGGCCGCTACACCGACCTGTGGGTCCAGCCCGAGAAGGCCGGCAGCTTCGACATCTACTGCACGCAATATTGCGGCACCGGCCACTCCACGATGCGTGCAAAGATGATCGTGATGGACGCGGCGGATTACCGGCGGTGGGTGGCCGGGGAGCGCAAGCCGGATCTCGCGCCGCCCTGGATGAAGGGCAAGGGGCTCGTCGAGCGGTACGGCTGCCTCGGCTGCCACGGCGTCGACGGCGTCGACCGGATCGGCCCTACCTTCAAGGGACTCTACGGCCGAAAGGTCGAGATGTCCGACGGCTCGGCCCTGATCGCCGACGAGAGCTACTTCCGCGAATCGATCCTCGACCCGACCGCGAAGGTCGTCAAGGGATTCGACCCCGTGATGCCGACCTACAAGGGAACGCTGAAGGAAGACGAGATCGCCGAGATCATCGCCTGGCTGAAGACGGTCAAGTAG